A window of Maniola hyperantus chromosome 17, iAphHyp1.2, whole genome shotgun sequence genomic DNA:
tttcaggatttttggaaaattcgcacATAagagtggtaaaataggggatgaaagtttgtatgggacagacttgaaatttggaaagtaggttttttcttgaggtgtcagctaagaaaaaaaaatgccatttgtttcctgtaggccacgcgggcgaagccgcgagcagaagctagttaataataattgggGTTAACCACCGATAACCAGAAATTTTCTACTTAGTGGAGTTAACAAGCACTTATTgattaaaaaaccagccaagtgcaagtcggactcgcacacgaagggttccgtagtatagTACGAGATATTTTAACGAGATTTTTTAAgataatgacaacagcgccatctatacttatgtgatttgataaatttattttaaaatttactgtaggttttcgtgacagacacgacagacagacggacagacgtacagacggatagacagacagacagacaacgaagtggtcctataagggtacatttttccttttgatggacgaaaccctaaaaacagtagGTAATTAGAATAAATAACCCTAAAATATGTTAATGTAATgtggtaatgtacctacctatgttgtTGTAAAccggttattattattttagggttccgtacctcaaaagaaaaaacgggaACCTTATCCCGTACCTTCCTTATACCttattaggatcactttgttgtctgtctgtctgtctgtcggtctttcaagaaacctacagggtacttcccgttgacctagaatcatgagatttggcaggtaggtaggttttatagcagacattagggggaaaatctgaaaaccgtgaatttgtggttacatcacacaaaaaaatttaattgtgttcattaacaaatattgctattttcgactttgaAAGTAAGATTGCCAAGTGGGGtttctttacctgtatattatattctaaaacagatttctatttattattacgctaaataatttttgatttatcgtacaaaatgtcgaaaaaatacgactatagtacggaactctcggtgcgcgggtctaactcgcacttggccggtttttttattaggtaccaaCAGCACCATGTGACCGATTTGCAATTATCCGCCCATAACGGTGATGTATAAAGAACTATTATTAAACTCCGACACACACTTATtgtatactagcgacccgccccggcttcgcatgggtgcaacgtagaacttgatgtcattgaggtgtcattgcctcggaaactctcaaatgagagcatttttccgacctaattcacattatttcaatttctctagggatctctaattttttgaaaactaaactaaagctataaaccttcctcttgaatcactctatctattggtgaaaaccgcattaaaatccgttgcgtagtttaaaagatctacgcgttcatacattacatacatattacatacctacatacagacgcgggaaatGTTATAGAGAAGAGACTTACACAgactattacctacttataggtaggtaagtactgttgatatagtacctacgcgacaggtgtAGACTCtggagatggcaaccggggtatgagacggggggccGCCTCCCACACCCGCATAATATGTGttcgcacgtcatccgcgctatcccgcacccgGTTAGCGCGGCGGCTGTGGGGGTGTgccgtgtgcggggcgtcctcacctCGATTaaaatctcgacctgtcgcgtataacAGCTATAGGCATAGTAGAATCGAGCAGCTGctcctcgattgcggtagaatgacagctacaatgtcacgattgcaatcacttctgattggttgacgcgcGCTCACCGcatgctcactattggctgcaatgcattgttgcaacaagaatcgcacaaattaagccaatcaaaacaattgagattgtaataatgattgatgcaggttttacgaaatcgacctacagtaggtacagtgcgacaaggctaccttggcgcgtggcgaaaatcggaactaacgttgctgtcaagtgtttcctttgttcttgtttgaatactcttaagcctttgttctccaacagcgccgcctgtaaatgtcattcaagtgccaagacagCCTTATCGACTGTACTGTTATTAAACTTCTATACAACAACGTTGTTGTTTAACTTGCTACAAATTGGGTGGAAGAGGTCAAACGGTGTATTTCCGTCCCGTTCTTACAAGACGTCCATCGTCCACCGGCCCAGCATTACAAACATAGTTAAGACAACTCCACACTGCATGTTTTAATGCGTTTTATCGACAAAATCTTAGATACAGCTTCTTTTAgattgaagctgtgatagcctaggccCTAGTGATTAGTTAGGATGTCTagctcctaatcggaggtcggcaaacttaaaactaacagcggacgtggattttacgactTTTGGAATTGGAAGACCCTCTCTTTATTAGTTCCTTAGAAATAATTTGCGGAGTGTGGgatgacctccaacccgctggactgacgactttaagtagcgggaagtgggtggatgaggaagtgGGTCGATGAGGAAGGCAAAGGATTGTGTGTGGTTgtgcgctcttgggaaggcctatgtccagcagtggacgcaaacaggctgattgattgattgaagaaataatttatttttgacgtaGTCATCATAACCATCCCAATGAgaaagtttcagggcaacgtacgataaaattttcatagatggcgctgaaaactataccaccactaaagacgaaaaataatacctatatctataatgATCTATGCTTTTGTGGTGGTTGCCACAgatgaaactagatggcgctgttcaatcgattacatttcatgacgtagtcccgaacaaatgtaccgccgacagtactcgcactaacagagttttCTGACATCTGGACTATataatatagaagtttcaagatgtAACTgttggcccagctggcgctaccgagcacaaccaaccactcggtgggagatctccctttggtacggtcgagcctacacaccgctcccgtacacttTAGTTCGTGTCAAtacttacgtttcttccccgatgtaaaattaattaattacttctattatagttcacagattttgtggggaagaaacataaggaaaactgcagtgcacgctagctcttacttcttcatctatgtcattgattgacacgacctaaacataaAAGCATAGATCatttatagatataggtacgttagtactaatattattctgtgatataggtattatttttcgtctttagtggtggtattgtatgcagcgccatctatgaaaattttatcgaacgttggcctgaaacttcctcattcggCTTGAATGTCTTTCGCCGTTAGCACGTTAGTCTCTGCTTGCGGCGCGGTGGCGTGGCGCCAAGAAGATTCCTTGGCGCCGCGTGACTTGCAGAGGCCATTCACGGAAGGGTTCcaaactagtcgggcatactTACTCCGACAAACATGTGAATTCAGCCGACagacatttatatttatgaatttaTAATCTTTTAAGTGTGACACATATTTAAGATATTTTTAAGattataggtaattattattatgagttaAGACTGCCACTTTCAATCTATTGATTTTACGTctacaattttttaataattacctatatttatagaattttagaattcacatatttacaataatacgTCTGTCTACTTACCTATAGGAATTTCAGGAAAAAATGTCAATGTGAACGCCGCCGCACGCAAAAATTATAAGTTCGACTTCGAATTTCGATACCAAAATAACAAACGGGCTAGTTTCAAGTCGGTGACTGCCCTAAAAGGACGTGTAACGTGTTTGCCTTGTGTTTGCCTTATTATCTTGAAaaactatacttataaatattatatttatctgtTAAGTGAAGTGCTAGAAATATAAATAGAATAAAGTAAATACCATCTAGATATTATTAAGTACGATTATTGTGGTTTAtggtgtaataatattatacagtcaGTGGTTTAGCAAGTGTTTGGAAGTTTGCAGTGCTTTTGAGTGGCGTAGGTACGTAACAATTTGCAATATTCTTGAGTTATTCTATAGTAAAGCTCGCCTTTACGTACCTATAAaacttaggtacatacctacctactcttcaaAAGTTAACCAACGCACGGTAAATACTatggtaggtttttttttttttttgttttttttttgctgtaggtatgtaatatacTTCTGACCGCCCCCATGTTCCCATAGTCCATAGGTAACCTACTGCTACTGCACCATGTATAGGTGTATATTAACCATGTTTAGAAGCATGCTTATTGCTCGTGTCCGGTATCTCTGTGTCTAAATCAAACTAAAAAAGTaaggctcaaaagggctagaatccagagccgtaaaaccagtttaaaaaaaactgaaaaaccgTTAACTGCAAAGtgcaaaacaaaaaattgttccgaggtaggtaggtaccgagCTACGTAGCATTCTTTTAATACTAACTAGATTAGAAATTAATGTATTTCAAAATGCCCACGTTTTctggcgataactcaaaaactatttttagggttccgtccaaCGGCCGCGGCACCCTATTAATAGTTTTATAtcgtaaataggtaaatagttgAAACTTCcacagaatgtgtaggtatttctattgctgctataagttacaataggtacaacaaataatagaaatttcAAAGTGGCCGCcatagaaattaaaaataaatattagtgtTATTTCTAATTGCTCGAttgcacggaacccttcgtgtgcgagtccgactcgtacttgacatTGCACAGCTGCAGGAAAGGTGTTAACTGTTAAGTTATAACAATTATTCTAACTTCTACCTTATCGCCTTctcctacctatctatctactaTTGCAGTTTGTTTATGTTATCAATAAACCCGATGGGGTCGGACCACGTCGGACAAtacccataattattataatgtacactacctacctacctacctacctacctacctacctacctacctacaacttaATTTACCGTATCGCGCTCGTGACCACGGTATtgtcagtggcggatttgccctaaggcccagtaggcccgggcctagggcggctagatattagaggcggccaatcatgacaaaaatcacttttttttaacaacaaaaaaaattgcgcctgCTCCGCTTGCGCTCCTATTTatcattggattgtattttactgacaaatcaaaagaaacatttttaatccccccccccccctcccccctccccaATCAACTCATAGCTATGACTATGATTAATGGGTGTTGAGAAAGGAGCGGCTGGTACTTACGAaatcctggggcctagggcggccaagactgcaaatccgccactgggtattgtaatattattattattaggtaggatGCGGCAGTATTGAAGGCCTTCGAAATTCGAATACttcagggtaggtacctaccttctgAACAGGAAAACGTTCCGTCGACAATAAATGACTTACAATACAACCTCTAACCCCTCGGAAATATCTTAGAACCTGgcttaatgacgtcatgcaacgtgcttgcgttggcaacggtactggtagtgtttatatacctacctactctttgggtactggataagcgaaaatgggcgagctgcggggaagcgcattccagcgaggtacGCAGATATTACCGACgggttgtaggtaggtactcctcTCAATTGAATAGAAtttcctaagtaggtacctacttaccttgttaagtaaatacctaggtattttaaaatcattacgaGGTTTCTAGactttttatagaaaaaactaattaatgtTCATTGAATTAGGTAACCTACGTTTTTCcttgttaaaaaaaaccggcaaagtgagTCAGATTCGCGCGCCAAGGGTCCTTGGCTGGCAGTTTGGTTGGTGTGGGGGCGACATGGCCCGACCTCGACATTGTGGCGCCGAAATTGACGCATGCTCTGTTGACTGAGTAAAAGCCTAGGTAGGCCTAATACCTACTACGAATATATTCTAATTATCctttgtacctaggtacttacctattattttatttggaaaaccaacagcttaggtaggtacctaaattgattttaataatgttaaaattaggtaggtacttaactaggAGCTAATAATAGAGATTATAATCAAATAATTTCAGGTTAAGGTAATAGTTAACTAGGAgctaataatatgtacctatagtcacggtaataggtattatgtatataatatttaaaaaatataagtatataaaaaaaaaattattaccgtggtatagtagtaggtaggtagggtaggtatattatttgttgtcatagcggcaatagaattaCACACTCTACCTATAtattctacctattacggttcacgaaatacagcggacagcccgctgacagacacacgtctagagtctagacgtcTGTCTAGAGTACACGGGACagtggcttagtaataggatcccgttggcacccttcgggcacATGAATAGGTATACATCTCCCCCTGtgattcgggtacggaaccataaaaattaaaaatgggtcaagtacgagtcgaacttgcacacgaaaggttctgtAATCCGTACTTTCGTTCGGGAAATAAcgctttttattttatggcggccattttgcaaatatttattatttgttgttatagcgacaatagaaatacacattctgtgaaaattttaattctctacctactacggttcacgagataggtACTCggtgacagacatacagattgACGGGCGGACAGCTGAGAAAAGAgcagttacgcactcatccgatcagagtccgtaaaaatacggatatatatataatactggatccaggcggcgcaagaccgtggcgtgtgggagtccctacaagagacctatgtgcagctgtggacgtcgattggttgatgatgatgatgataagataaTAGAAAATAGTAGTTCGGTGTCATTTTGAGGGTTCCGGACCCGAGGGGTGCCAACGGaagtgcgaatccgactcgcacttgaccggttttactACACACGGAATCAATGTTATTTATTAGAATCacacttgttttttttattattattagaatcaCATCTGTTACTCTtttacgcaaaaactactggacggatttggctgaaatacataggctactttttatcccagaaaatcccTGTATTAacacttaggctactttttatcccggaaaaacaaagagttcccgcgggtttttaaaaaaacctgtatccatgcaaacaaggtcgcaggcatcagctagtttattataactcCTGTGTGACTTTACACCGAATTACACGAGTTTCCTCGCTGTTACTTTGTTGatattaaaactttgttttcaGGTATTCAGGCGTCAAAATCAACGAGTAATTAAAACATCCGATGGGTCTAAATGAAAGCTGACCTTCGGAAGCCAGCGGAGTTTGCCTAGATGACGCACGAAACAGATGTTCATGATTTGGAGCGCAGAGAAACAGATGGATAACAGAGCGAACAACAAtaaacaatggtactgattctgagcacaacctaattttagagtattcgcatcctcttcttactaatgttaaatgtaatatgaaaaggacagacgcagtttgatagttttaaatttaatttttaaatggtaaaacccgtgattttagcgcacagtcgcgagcctactgtttgtagcgtgcactaaaatttagagtctttaaatgtaaagttcatgtatgcctttttagcattgttgaaaagaaaaagatgcagatactctaaatttagtttagagaaagaacggaatcggtgccaatgtgccTTGTAAACTAAACGTCCAAACACCATGAATACAAGAATGTGTTTCCTAATAACCAGACTAAATGCTTCCCGAGTAATATTTATAGTGATCCTCTTCTACGCTGCCTCCCTCATGTACACCTACAATGCAAGACTCTACTCTATAAGGTCGCAGAGAAAAGACATCCCGTATTTGAACCATAAGAGTTTCAAGTATATCCTGCAATGGACTAGTAGATTCAATTATCCCCTCATCCCAATGGGCCAAGGCAACTCTATTTTCGTTAGAGGCAAGTGCAACTTTAGCAACTGCTTCATCACTGACGACAGAAATTATTTCATCGATCAAACTGAATTCGATGCTGTTGTTTTCGGCGGGATAGACGCCATGAAACTCTGGTCGTTCCAACTGCCGTCTGCAAGGTCTCCGAAACAGAAGTACATTTTCGCTGCGTCAGAATCCGCAGATAACTACGCCGTCTGCTCTCCGATGTACAACGGATTCTTTAACTGGACGTGGACGTATCGAATCGACTCAAATATATTTTGGGGATATATAGTCATATACGATTTGCACGACAATATCATAGGACCTGCAATTAATATGAAATGGCTGGACAAACTTGATCCTATAGATGAAGAAATAAAGATGAAATTGGCGAGTAAATCGAAAACAGCGGCGTGGTTCGTCTCCCATTGTACAACGAATAGTGGTAGGGAGGTTTTTGTGGATGAGCTGAAGAAGGAGCTGAAACCTTATGGACGGACTGTTGATATTTACGGCCGATGTGGCACCCTCAGTTGTACGAGGGAAAATGAGGATTCTTGCTTTAAAAAGATAGAGAATGATTACTACTTTTACTTGTCGTTTGAGAATTCCTTCGCTGAGGACTACGTGACGGAGAAGCTGCTGAGTGCACTCAACAATTATGCCGTCCCTATTGTCTACGGTTCAGCTAATTACTCAAGGTAAAAAGAACTTATTTACTTGtgtcgtcatgatcaacccattgccggctcactgcaaAGCACAGTTCTTCTCTTAGAGAgaacattttcaatatattccgtaaaattgagattttatttgctggcagcctttgttctacaacctTCAGGGGAGcaccctgtcaatgtcattcaagtgccaaaagagcctcgTCGTACTTtaccgtagactgagtaaaaaatctagacaaaagaacgtttgctttctcattcacactaaaaagagagcacagataaaattactaatgtgataaacagagacgcagctaacatattttttgtctcttatcgtgtaaccgatttttttcaaggactacaactttagttgcaaaacaaactttgagaattcgtggcgtaattgtatttctcattagttatttacttgttttcacataaaaaacgtttaatacaaatattgactactaaataatggtaattttttttttaaattttttatataaagaatattagccatattaaatgactaatgttcccctttcctctccaattaagcgtcaggcttgtgctaggagtaggtacgacaatagtgcaaaattgtcgtgttattcatcgttacgtcgtgctatcgctatctcagacgcggttacacagtacttcagtctagcttttttactcagtctacgtacctacctactctacatAATTCACCACTTTTCAAATCTCGTCTCCTATATTATGTACTCGtaagcatatttttttaaatctcaaaaAAATTTCAGGTTTCTTCCCCCAGGCAGTTACCTCGACGCGTTGAAATTGGGCCCCAAGCAGCTGGCTCGTCGGATGCACGAGATTATCAACGACAGTAGCAAGTATCACGACTTCTTCCGTTGGAGGAACCACTACAGGTACCGAGAGAGTCGCCCCTCGGATGAGGTGTGTAAACTGTGTAAAGCGCTCAACGATGAAGAGAGGGTGGCTGAAGTGACCGTGTGGGATGACTTCAGGACTTGGTGGAATGGACAAAGCTTGAAGGACAAGTGTTGATAGTTACTAGTAAAGTCTgaactaccacttttataagttacggccgatgtacctgcgcagaaatcttaatTTTGAATGGCGcgcgattttattttttaaacacaagaacaacgaAAATTCGTTCTTGCtcataaaggttcgtacgcacctgagcggcgcggcgcggcgcttcagtgagcttcacgtcgcggcacagagcttcaaaatatcatttctatcattttgtatggcgcatatcgcactagagcggcgcggcgcggcgcttcaccgcgcgttgccgcgcggcacggctggagagaatattttgaagcgcaccgaagcgacgcgcagtgcagtgacgctagtgcgacatacccagcggcgcggcgcggcgcttcagtatgcgtacgtcgctcgaataagatacacgcgcatcttgttaggtatttaaagtacaggcaagaatcggcaagatagacctcaaaataaataacgtaggtttaatttttgacacatgacgtgttcctcatgctcttagaagtatatcctcaaaggtcccaacccctaggatgtcggcttccccccttcccagtgtctaaatgtataaaaatgtctctccgagcgttatgagaaaacatcaatggtaaaaataatcctgattaaataactataatatattatgtacatattatacctacctacttcatctaggtagaattaatagtttcggaaatatgcctacctattgttgtacttgtgtttatattatactagcttatgcccgcgacgtcgtccgcgtggactacacaaatctcgaacccctattttacccccttaggggttgaattttcataaatccctttttagcggatgtctacgtcatattagctagttagctagccagcatgccaaatttcagcccgatccgtcaagtagtttgagctgtgcgttgatagatcagtcagtcagtcacctttttcttttatataggtatttagatataatatgtacctgtgtttacctgcctattttatatctattgcacataaaacaaagacattttgcgaaaatgctttttctaatgtaatttccacagaacctaagggactagctgatgcccgcaacttcgttcgcgtagatgtaggttttttaaaaatcccgtggaaactttttgattttcgggataaaactagcctatgtgtaggtacacataggctacttttatcctacagggtataatctatctcaggtatataggtactagtaggtaattcccggaaatgtgctcacctatagaaaaatctaaatccacgcggacgaagtcgcaggcatcatctagttgcattttttttagatttttaatcccgtgtgaactctttgattttccgggataaaaagttgcctacctctgtcaattcccggaatgcaagctacctctggtccaaacttcatataaatgggcctttaacaatcctgtggaaattctttcattttccaggataaaaagtagcctgtccttccccgggatgtaattcaactttgtaccaaatttcatcctgttgagccgtgaaaagctagtagatagacagacaaatacacttttgcgttgataataatataagtatggatatgcataaatatttttttataatttccataaaaactatcatcatcatcatcatcatcaaccgatagatatgtccactgctggacataggtttcttgtaggattatattaccgacctgtgtggtatacctattgtttctaatgtaatttccacaaaaactattaggcaatagcataaagaattttgtcttcgacattctgaagtaaatgtgaaatggtacagagtcattaagaaggcgaggaaacaaaatgtgatatccttcttgatagcgtgactttggtatgtcagcaatccatttcttcttcttttttagggttccgtacctcaaaaggaaaaacggaactcttataggatcactgtctgtctgtctgtctgtctgtccgtctgtctgtgagtgagtgaactataccaagtggggtatcatatgaaaggtcttcacctgtacattctaaaacagatttttatttatttttatgcatcatagtttttgaattatcgaaatcatacgactgtagtacggaaccctcattgcgcgagcctgactcgcacttggccggttttttctcttcgataattcgttcttcttctgcacaacaaagaaataataatcaaatcctcttcactgtcgctcatcttgcgacgttgttgctcgtacgcgaacgggtgtaaaagtgacgcgcaagtgacgcgaggtgccgcgtactgaagttgtagtgcggtaggcaccgtcgagcggcctgaggtgaagcgttctgcagtcggactgaagcgccgcgccgcgccgctcaggtgcgtacgaaccttaattCGCGCGTAAAAACATtgcgcgtaggcaacaaccaatagcggacagGCGCGTGCTTTGATTGGCTGAGATGTTCAAGcgccatacaaaaaaatatttctgcgcaggtacaatgGGGTAACTAGTAAAAGTGGTAGTGCTGTACCCTATTATGGGTTAGGAGTTAGGAGTCCCTGTTCGAATGTCCTAGTATTTAAGTATTAACCATAAGATATGGTGCCCATTTATCACAAAACattttagtatta
This region includes:
- the LOC117990033 gene encoding alpha-(1,3)-fucosyltransferase C-like, whose amino-acid sequence is MNTRMCFLITRLNASRVIFIVILFYAASLMYTYNARLYSIRSQRKDIPYLNHKSFKYILQWTSRFNYPLIPMGQGNSIFVRGKCNFSNCFITDDRNYFIDQTEFDAVVFGGIDAMKLWSFQLPSARSPKQKYIFAASESADNYAVCSPMYNGFFNWTWTYRIDSNIFWGYIVIYDLHDNIIGPAINMKWLDKLDPIDEEIKMKLASKSKTAAWFVSHCTTNSGREVFVDELKKELKPYGRTVDIYGRCGTLSCTRENEDSCFKKIENDYYFYLSFENSFAEDYVTEKLLSALNNYAVPIVYGSANYSRFLPPGSYLDALKLGPKQLARRMHEIINDSSKYHDFFRWRNHYRYRESRPSDEVCKLCKALNDEERVAEVTVWDDFRTWWNGQSLKDKC